One part of the Sorangiineae bacterium MSr11954 genome encodes these proteins:
- a CDS encoding efflux RND transporter periplasmic adaptor subunit — MPEYLTLIGTLRANQESDIAADAAGKVVATFVERGQLVRKGDSLARLDARAAVISVSAAEAQSNLVKSNLEQAQRECDRVKHLLETGAISRAEYDRTTTECSSTQWSLAAAEAQQQNARKLVGDSNIRAPFDGVIGERFVNVGQYVQSSTKVASIYAPDPLRLELTVPEAQAGVIHEGMTLTFHVTAFGNETFSGTVKYVSPNIRESSRDLVVEALVPNPPAPADKADKADKTNKADGAKAATGKLRPGMFATAKLLLSEHPVPTVPVQALRREGATARIFVVVEGRSNERLVQLGEEKDGAIAVVSGINRGDSVIAEPGPDMRDGLRVASESEK; from the coding sequence ATGCCGGAATACCTCACGCTCATAGGCACACTCCGGGCCAATCAAGAGTCGGACATTGCGGCCGACGCCGCGGGCAAAGTGGTCGCCACATTCGTAGAGCGCGGCCAGCTCGTAAGGAAGGGGGACTCGCTCGCCCGCCTCGACGCGCGCGCCGCGGTCATCAGCGTGAGCGCGGCCGAGGCCCAATCGAACCTCGTCAAATCCAACCTGGAGCAGGCGCAGCGCGAGTGCGATCGGGTCAAGCACCTGCTCGAAACGGGCGCCATCTCCCGCGCGGAGTACGACCGCACCACCACCGAGTGCTCGTCGACCCAGTGGTCTCTGGCCGCGGCCGAGGCCCAGCAACAGAACGCGCGCAAGCTGGTGGGCGACAGCAACATCCGCGCCCCCTTCGACGGGGTGATCGGCGAGCGCTTCGTGAATGTCGGGCAGTACGTGCAGTCGAGCACCAAGGTCGCCTCGATTTATGCACCCGATCCCCTGCGGCTCGAGCTCACGGTGCCGGAGGCGCAGGCCGGCGTGATCCACGAGGGGATGACCCTCACCTTCCACGTCACCGCGTTCGGGAACGAGACGTTCTCCGGCACCGTGAAGTATGTGAGCCCGAACATCCGCGAGTCCAGCCGCGATCTGGTGGTGGAGGCCCTGGTGCCCAACCCTCCCGCGCCGGCCGACAAAGCAGACAAAGCAGACAAGACGAACAAAGCAGACGGCGCGAAGGCGGCGACGGGCAAGCTTCGTCCGGGCATGTTTGCGACCGCGAAGCTCCTGCTCAGCGAGCACCCCGTTCCCACGGTGCCGGTGCAAGCGCTCCGCCGCGAGGGCGCCACCGCGCGGATTTTTGTCGTGGTCGAGGGGCGGAGCAACGAGCGGCTGGTGCAGCTCGGCGAGGAAAAAGACGGCGCCATCGCCGTCGTGAGCGGCATCAATCGAGGTGACAGCGTGATCGCCGAGCCCGGCCCGGACATGCGCGACGGCCTTCGCGTGGCGAGCGAATCGGAGAAGTAG
- a CDS encoding TetR/AcrR family transcriptional regulator, whose translation MKEFALRGFAGARVDAIARRARINKRMLYHYFGNKQELFEATIMAIQADKEELINTGPRDIADLLAYIHANVGGKRDWMRMMQWEALTYGDREVPAEAMRAELFKPSLERIRGFQREHGILGKETPELALLILIALASYPWLMPQVARMLTGHGPTEPQFRRIYAALLRRMVGYLTRP comes from the coding sequence ATGAAGGAGTTCGCGCTGCGCGGGTTTGCAGGTGCGCGGGTCGATGCGATCGCGCGGCGCGCGCGCATCAACAAGCGGATGCTCTACCACTACTTCGGAAACAAACAGGAGCTGTTCGAGGCCACCATCATGGCCATCCAGGCCGACAAGGAGGAACTGATCAACACCGGGCCGCGCGACATCGCGGACTTGCTCGCCTACATCCATGCAAACGTCGGTGGGAAGCGCGACTGGATGCGCATGATGCAGTGGGAGGCGCTCACCTATGGGGACCGCGAGGTGCCGGCCGAGGCGATGCGCGCGGAGCTCTTCAAGCCGTCCCTGGAGCGCATCCGCGGTTTTCAGCGGGAACACGGGATTCTCGGCAAAGAGACCCCCGAGCTCGCTTTGCTCATTTTGATCGCGCTGGCAAGCTATCCTTGGCTGATGCCCCAGGTTGCACGGATGCTCACCGGCCATGGCCCAACCGAGCCGCAATTTCGCCGCATTTACGCGGCGCTCCTGCGACGGATGGTCGGTTACCTAACGCGCCCGTGA